TCTAAGGTCACGAGGCCCAGCCGCCAACCGCAACGTGATCCACTATCACTCCTCTGCTGACCTGGTTCAGCTTCACCGGCCTCTCTGCTTCTCAAACAGGCTGGGATCCCGCCCACCCTGGGTTGCTACTCTCTGCCCCCGACACGCTTCCCCCCATCTTCTCATGGCCGGCTTTCTCATCTACCCAAACGTCATCTCTTCTAAGATAgacccccttccctttcctgcaACCGGACAATGGAACAGACTCCCGTATCCACAAGGGAGGGTCAGGCCATCCTGGCAGTGCTCCAGGCCTCAGCATCCCTCATGTTGGCAGCCGGGTAGCCTGTGTCTCCTGATGCGGTGCCACGGGAAGTACACGGCTCCCCCTGATGTAGGCTGGCCACAGACGTTTAATTTTGAACTTAGCACAACATTAATAGACATTGCTTCCcttacaggaaacacagagaaacaaGCTAGATGACCCCACAGGGAAGAATCCGATAAATCCCGAAGATAAGACATTCAAGTGGACAAGTGGCCCAGCCCTTCAGTGTATCAGAACCCCAGCAAGGGACTGTCCTGGATGTAGAAAAGGctcaaaacaaaaccacaggtGCAGTGATTGATCCTGAACTGGATGCTGGGACATTCGGGGGACAACTAGAGAAATATGAGTATCAAGTTGGCATTAGGTGATACCAAGGAATTGTTGTAATTCTGTTAAACGCAATGTTACTTTGTTATGTAGAAAAacgttttggggacttccctggtggtccagtggttaagacgccgcacttccactgcagggggagcggCTTCAATCCCGGGTCAGGGAAATTCCGCACGCCGCGTgaagcggccaaaaaaaagaaagttttggtTTTTTACAGAAGATGCataggaaagtttaaaaaataataaaattcatgcAGTTTTGTTAAGGTAGCAAAAATGAgctcttctctctcatttctatgatcctgtttaatttttttcacatctgAAATCATGTTTACTTTTTGTAAAACCTTGTTTGTACTTGTTAATCTTCAGTCTCCCCCATTACGCCACCAGCTCTCCAAGAGCAGAGATGGTCACGGCTCTATCCCCCGAGGCCCAGTACAGTGGCTGCTACACAACGaggcgctcagtaaatatttgtcacgAGGACAGATGACAACCCCTCCATGTCCCAGGGTCAGCCAGCTCCACAGGGAGACCAATCCCAGGACTCCACCTTCCCTGGTGGAGAATGAAGGGCAGAGGCGCAGTGACGCAGGACCCACTGTCTGTCCTGGGTTCTGAGCTCCTTGCTTGCACTACGGGAGCACAGGGTGGACGCGGAAAGCTGGGAGCAGGGGGTCTCACCCTCAGGAAGGAGTCCAGGGCGCCGTTCTCCATGAACTCAGTGAGAATCATGACGGGCACGCTGTTGGTGACCACGCCCTCCAGGCGGATGATGTTGGGGTGCTCGAACTGGCCCATGATGGAGGCCTCGCTCAGGAACTCCCGCCGCTGCCGCTCCGTGTAGCCGCCCTTCAGGGTCTTGATGGCCACACAGCTCTCCTTTTTCCCTGGGGCCTTCAGCCGCCCCCGGCACACCTCCCCAAACTCGCCTTCAGGAAGGAGGCCGAGGGTCAGCTCTCCTGACCcgcgcccccccctccccggccccaaCCCCAGGTCCGGCCCTGcagtccctctccccacccctccccccgacCCGGGCACCCAGGCATCTTCCTCTCACCTGCGCCAATCACCTCTTCAATCTTGACATAGGAGACATCGATCTCTTTGGCAAATTCCCTCACAGCCTCATTAGGGTCTTCGTAAGTGAAGGGGTCAATGTAGACCTTAGTACCTGAGGAATCACGCGGGGCTTGTCAGCCACCACTGCATTCAGATGCCCTGGTCCCTGGCTCACAGCTCGCACCCCAGCCCTGTCTCCTCCAGGATGGGCCTACCCACCGTGCCCAATGAGATACTGTCCGTGTTTGTCTGAGTATTCAGCTTCTCTCCCGTTGCTCTGCTTCCTGTAGCCGATGGGAAAGAAGAGGTAAACTGACTCACGCATCTCAATGTTTCCAGAGGGGAAGGATGGGAATCAGAGAAGGTTCCAGGTGAAAACAGGCTCCCGGGACATCGGGGGAGGTTTGCCCTGGAGCAGGAGGGCAGGTGGCCAGCTACACAGGGCTTCGCAGGGGCCCCCAGGTGCCCAGAGCCCTCACCTGAGGCAAAGGACAGCGATGACGACGACCACGAGGACCAGCACCGCGCCCACGACCGCCGTGCCAGCAATCAGGGCCAGCTGCTCCCGCCAGCTCTCGTTCTCTGGAGAAGAACTGGTGATCAGGGGGACCCGGCGGGCCCGTGGGCTCCCCTCAAGTCCCTCAGGGCAAGCAAAGAAGTTTCCCAGCCTTGGTGGGTTTGATTTTGTTCTGTTATAAATACTGGAAACCACAAAAGGTTCCACTTGAACAGAAGGTTCCAAAGGCTAAAAATGAAAAGGTtcgtagccaaaaagtggaaacaacccaaatgtccatcaacggatgaatggataaataaaatgtgccgCAGCCATTCAATGGAGTATTTTTCAGCCACGAGACGGAATGAAGTCCTGACACGttctacaacacggatgaaccttgaaaacatcatgccatgtaaaagaagccagtcccaAAAGACCGTATCGTGTGCCTGCATTTGTATGAAAGGTCCAGAACAAGCAAACTACAGACACAAAAAGTAGACtaggcttccctgtggcgcagtggttgagaggccgcctgccgatgcaggggacgcgggttcgtgccccggtccgggaagatcccacatgccgcggagcggctgggcccgtgagccatggccgctgagcctgcacgtccagagcctgtgtcccgcaacgggagaggccacaacagtgaaaggcccacgtaccgccaaaaaaaaaaaaaagtagactagtgtttgccaggggctgggaggtaaTGGAAGAGTTATAAGCATCTCTTTTTTGAGGTGCTGAAATGATCTAAAATTAATtgcggtgatggttgcacaactctgtgaatatattataaGTCaatgaattatacattttattttaaattttatttatttatttatatttttggctgtgttgggtctttgtttctgtgcgagggctttctctagttgtggcaagcgggggccactctttcttgcggtgcgcgggcctctcactatcccagcctctcttgttgcggagcacaggctccagacgcgcaggctcagtagttgtggctcacgggcctagttgctctgcagcatgtgggatcatcccagaccaggactcgaacccgtgtcccctgcattggcaggcagattctcaaccactgcgccaccaggggagcccatgaattatacattttaaatgggtgaatcatggtgtatgagtcatatctcaataaaatggttaaaaaagttCAAAAGTTTAGAAAACCACTGAGCCAGCATACAAAATCTATCATAGTGTCACCTCAGTTAATCCTGGGAGCCCTGTGAGAGAGGCCTcgtatttccatttttttggatGAGAGAGCTGGGGCTCAGGGGTCAACTTTTTGCTAAAGGTCACATAGCTGGAGAGCCGCTGAGCTGGCCTTCACACCCAGCTGTTGCTTTTGGTTTCTACATCTTATCCCCAGGCCAAAATGCCTCGTggttgagagaaagagaagcgTGGGGCTGTGGCTTTGGGGGTCCTGAGGGCAGAGCCAAGGCCTCCCGCCTGGTCAGGTCAGCCAACCCCACCTGCATCCGGCTCCCCGGGCTCACCGTCCAGCTGGGTCTGGCTGTGGTGCTCCTGGCCGAAGGGCCCGTAGCCAGCCTCGGAGCGCGCCCGCACCTGGACCAGGTAGCTGGCTCCCCGCTTCAGTCCCCGCAGCTCTGCCCGGTTCTCTGATGTCTTCAGGAACCGCACACTGCTGGGGCCCTCTGCGCCCTGTTCGGGAGAGGGGACTGGCCGTGAGCCAGGGCCCCCAGATTCCACTGCTCTTtctgcctccccccgccccgggccTGCATCCCTAGCATCTCTGTCCTGCTGACTGGCAGGTGCGGCCTTTGTGCTCACTTATGGATGCACTGTGCCTTGTGTTTTGCattaattatatcatttaatccttgtagtgCTTCTGTGGGATAGGTTCCATTATCCTAAgcatttttggggggtggggggggcctcgccgcgtggcatgcgggatcttagttccccgaccagggatcgaacccatgccccctgcagtggaagcacagagtcttaaccactggactgccagggaagtcctatcctaAGCATTTTACAATGAGGATATtaagctcagagaggccaaggggTTGACACAAGGTCACTTGGCTAGTACGTGGCAGAGGGCTGCAATTCAGGCGTCCTGGTCCCTGGAGCGGgtcccactgcccacccccacccctggggcGGGGCCTGGTCTCACCTTCTCGTGATACTTGACCTCGTAGTCCAGCACTGCCCCGCTGGGTGCCCGGGGAACAGCCCATGCCAGGCTCAAGCTGCTGGGTGATGACCGAGTCACCCTGATGTCGGACACTGGGGGCGGCACTGCAAGAGACAGATGCCTTGGGGCCCTTGATCGTGGCAGGTCTGTCTCTCATCTTTCCCAGCTCCTCCTCTACTGGCCACACTTGTCTCGGTCCCCCAGCTGTTTCCGGAATTCCTTGTGGCTCTCTCTGCCCCGTCCTGAACTCTCCAGTCCacctctgcatctttttttttttttttttttttgcggtacgcgggcctctcactgttgtggcctctcccgttgcggagcacaggctccagacgcgcaggcccagcggccatggcccacgggcccagcaactccgtggcatgcgggatcctcctggaccggggcacgaacccgcgtcccctgcatcgtcaggcggactctcaaccactgcgccaccagggaagccccacttttacatctttttaattctctttctgcctcttgCCCCAAAGGCCTTGACCCGCTATATTTCCTGGGGATCCCACTCCCCAGCTGCTGCCTTTTCCCCCTCAGGCCTTTAGACTGTCCATATCCCTCGCGAGCCTTTCCCACCAACGCCTCTCCCATCCGACCACaggctgccccctgcccccagcacccagTCTCACCCTCACGGTCAGTGGTGACATTCACAGCCTCAAATGGAACTGGCCCGCTGGCTAAGGAGGACACCCCGTTCACGGCGGTGACCTCGAAGGTATAGGTGAAGTCAGGACGCAATCCACGAATGGCCACCCAGGGCTCCATCAGGTCCCGGGGGCCGGGGTCGAAGGTCAGGTCTCCCCCACAGGGCGTGCAGGAGCCGCCGGGGCGGCACTCCCGGCACCGGAGCGCATAGGTGAGGTCCTCTCGGCCTCCCGACTCGAGGGGGGCACTCCATTCCAGGCGCAGGGAAGAGCCGTTCAGGCGGGGAACCACGCTTCTCGGGGCGGACGGAGGGGCTGCAGGAGACCAGGACGTCAGGCAGAGGCTGAGCAGACGGGCAGGGGACGGGCAGTGGGACAGACAGGCAGCCACACTGACGTCTTGTCTTGGCCGGGCACCAGACCAGGGTCAAGAGGAGGAAGGTGTGGGAGGATGGGACTGGGGTCGGGGGTCCACCCCAGGGGTCACTGGCCACTTACTGGTACAGGGTGCACCTCGGGGGTCTGTGCGGGCCCTGAAGTACCCGATGCGACACTGGCAGACGGGCGAGCCAATGGTGTTggagtggctgttggctgggCACGGCTGGCAGGACCCCTCCCCAGACAGGGGCTTGAAGGTGCCCTGAGCACAGGCTGCGAGAAAGCGTCCATCAGAGACATTCAGCGGGGGGGGGACCAAAAAAAGGACATTCGGCAGCTACTAAAGTCGCACGAGGTGCAAAAGGGAGAACAGGGAGGGAGAAGCTCAGAAACCGCACCTCTAAGAGAAGACCTCCCTCCAGACCAGGGGTCTGAACCCGGACGTGTACCCCCGGCCGCTCCACGGCAGCCGGGTGAAACCCAGACCCCTGCTCCGAGGAATGATTTTAATGCACACCACAAAATACACAGATTACCAAGCAAACCAAATAACTAAAAACAGTGATCGAAACGTGAAGAAACTTTGCAACACAGCAACGTGTGTTTCTGTACCAACAAGATACAGCAGCAAGGCTGACAGGCGAGGAAATACTGAAGTCACCATGAGCGAAAAACAACATTTTGCCAGTCTTGCGTCATCTCTAATGGGCTGTGAAAACACCCAGGATTTGAATGGGGCCCAAGTCTCAGGTCCTGCTCGACCGCTGGGCTGTGGCTGACACTCCGTGAGAGGAGTGGCCAATTTCAGGTAAAGATGAGTGCAAAGAAATGGTCATTTATTTTCCCTTCCACCAAAGTTCACAGATTCCCCTACATTTTACCTACAAAACCCAGGTTAAGAAACTCTGCTCTGGAGAAAAGGCTACGTGAGAATTCAATATCAGTAAATTTGACAAAACCATAACGAAAAAGACTACAGACCGTGAAGCCTTTGTCCTCTGAGTCCAATAAGGTCCCCCAGCCCCGAGGACAGTCCCACAGCCCAGAAAGGAATTGGACATAGATAGAAGGATGAGTGTGGAAATGATGGAGAGCTCAGAACTGTGCTGGGGGCCCTGAAAACACACCCTCCAGTAACTGAGTGCCCAGGAgaataaagaacttttaaaatggaaatttaagaaGCGGATCCAAGAGCAGGGTACCAGCCAGGCCTCCTGCAGACAGGGGCAAGCTTTGTGGGGGAAGTGCTGGCCCTCACCTCGGCACCTGGTATTCCCCTCGGCGGCCTCAAACCCTGGAGCACAGCTGCAGCCCGTGACCGGCTGCTCAGCCCACTGGCCATCCTCCCGGCAGTAGAGGCTCGGGCTGGGGCCAGGGGCGGGCACGGCATCGGCCACGCAGCTCCCCGCCACGGGCACCACCAGCTCACGAGGCACGGTCTCCGGGAAGCAGGTGAGGTTCACGGTCAGCTGGGCGCACTTCTTATAGAAGAGGTGCAGAGACAGCAGGGCCATGCAGGCgccctggtcctggaaggccAGATAGAAGCCGGCCTTGGTGAGCGGGCCCAGACGCAGCGTCTTGACGTTCACCTTCCCGGTGGCCTCGGCCCCGGGGCGCTTCCGGGTCAGGTGCTCAGCAGCAACTGTGTCCACCTGCCAGGTTGGGGAAGAGACTCACTGCCGCTGTCCTCCACTCCCCCAGGACCCCGCTGGACTGTCTTCTTCCCAGCTCACCCTCTCCCTGACCTGCCTGCCTCCTGTTCCAGAACCTTCTCTCCACCGTTCCCAACGTACGCTTTCCTGCAGGCCCCAACATTGTCCATTAACACCCGCCGAGCTCCTATGATGCATCCAGCCACCGTCCCGCACCCCCTTTCTGTGCATTCACTCATCCTACAGACACTTATCAacacccactctgtgccaggccctggactcCACGCCAAGGAACCAGAAATGAAGGCAACGCTGATGAGCTAATGATAAATTAAAAGTGTGATGAGTGCTACGGCAGGCGGGACCCCAGGGCAGGGCACATCAGCAAAGGCGTCCCGGGGGGCACCTCGGAGCCGGAAGTTACAAGGCGAGGAGTtgggtgggagaggcagagagaaggcatTCTAGGCTGAGGCACCAGCTGGTGCGAAGGCAGGGGCTGGAAAGGGGCGAAGTGTACTCAGAGAATGGGCAAGTGTAGGGGCCCAGCACATGGAGTAGAGCGGCTGTCCCGCCCAGCAGgccaccctctcccctcctcagacCTGGGCCTCTTGCTTCTCGCCCCCAGCACCTCTAGACCACAGGCCGGCCCCAGACCCCACCTTGGCCTGGGGCACCTGGGTACCTTGATGTAAGGGTTCTCCATCCAGGCTGGCGTGTGGGCCGTGGCCGTGTCCGCGTCGCTCTCAAAGTAGAAGACGGTGAAGGTCTCCTTGCAGGAGCGGCCGGCCCGCGGCAGGGAGAGGCACTCCAGCATGGTGAAGCGCAGCGTGGCATACACGTGCACGGCGCCCCGGCGGGGCACCCAGCCCGTGCGCAGCCAGTGGGCCAGGCCCGGGGCCCGCTGCACGTCACACACCTCGTAGGTCCGAACACTGTGCTGCTCCTCGTCCAGGCCGCTCAGCTCCTCCCACTGCGGGGAGAAGGGCGCTCAGCCTGGGGGCTGCTAAGTGGGTGGGTGAAGGTCAGTGCCATAAAGCCACGAGGGGCGGGGGGACCCCTGGAGAGCAAGGGCTCAGAGGGTACCTGCTTCGGCTGCTGCgacggctgtgtgtgtgtgtgtgggggggcctGGGAAGCAGGAGCACAGGTGGACCCCCTCCCTCGGTTTCTCTCCAAGCCCCAGCTCTTACCTGTCCCTCCACCTGAGGGAATGTCACCCACTTCAGATCGGCAGTTTCCAATTTTGTGTTCAGTAGGGTCTctaagacagacagacagacagacagagtcAGTAAGCGCTTGGGAGAGACACCAGGAAGCCCAGACCCCTGGGAgctgagacagacagacaggccgAGGAGGGGAGCGagccctgctctctgccccccCAGCAAGCCCAGATTCCCAGCCTCTTTTCTGAGTGCCAGCCCCGCCCCTGACAGCTGACAGGCACGGAGCTGACCTTCGGGACTCCCAGATCTAGGCCTCTGTGAACTGCTGTGCCCCAGAGGAGAAGGGGGGACACAGATGCTGAAAGGGGAAAAAGGCAAACAGCTCAGAAAGGACTAAGCTAGAGCCCAGAACTGACCCTGACCCCGAGGTGGGATACAGGGACACCCTTCCCACCAGGGCCTGCCTCAGCCTCTGCAGTCTGTTCCCAAACCCAAAGAACGCGCTGCCTCCGTCCCCACCCCCTTCAGACCGAACACCCCAGCCCTTCAGATCCTTGAAGGTGGTGCTGACCTCCTGAGGCCCAGCCCTGACCCCCCATTCCCTCCCCACCAGCTAGCTGCCCTCGGAGGAGGAAGCGCTGGAGGCCGGGACGCTCGGGTTCCTGCCCTGGGCCCCTGTGTGCAGGGGCCTCACATCTGGATTTGGTTACgggaaggaaaaggggaggagATTTTAGGGGTGTGTGTACGGGGGGGTGAGCACACCTGGCTCTGCTCTGGCCTctctctggggaggagaggggcgcGGCTCTGGCGGAAGGTGGGGATTAGGAGAAACTGCAcagccccccccccggccccccgcccctggctgaggagggggagggagggcaggggaatCCCCTCGGAGATTTGTGGGTGGGGTGCTGCAGGCCTGCCCTGGGAGGAGCCGAGAGGGGGCCCCCAGGGGAGCCAGCAGCACACCTGGGACCAGGGCCCCCCTCCCTGGTGGGAGctgcaggagagaagggaaggcaggTGGGCGGGCAGCCTCCTCCCAGGGACCAGGTGATGTCCACGGAGGGCAAGGGGTCAGGCGGGACCCCGGCCAGGCAGCTGGGGGTGAGGCCTGGGCCCCCATGGATGGCGGGAGACAGCCCAGCACGCTGGGGACAGGATGCCCGGGTTCTGGGAAGGGGGCGGATAGAGGCTGCCGTCTCCACCCTCCATTGTTCCAGACTGGATAGTGTTTTCCTGTCTCCAATTTATACACTGTCTCTGTTTCAGGCTGTCCCGGGCGCTCTGAGCGGctcactctctctcaccctctctctttGATCTGTCACTTCTTTTGcctcccacctctctctcccgCTCTCCGTCcacctccatttctctttctgactgtcactctgctttctgtctcccaCCTTTCACCATCCCTGGGGCACAGAGCCTTGGATAAAAGACTGAACTCTcgtctcagtctcctcatctgtaaaatgggagcaacaATACATCCCACCCACAGGGTTGTTGGAACCCTGAAAACATAAAGCACTCAGCATGGGCCTCGGGCCCAGAAAGCACTGAGGTAATAGAAATTAGAAGTTACTCCCTGTTCCTCTTtgcatctttctttctctctcaccacACATCATCCGGGTTTTCTCCCTGCTTtactttcccctttctctcccacAGTTCTTTCCCCATCTTTCCCCGAGCCCAGCAagtctctcctcttcccccacaCCCAGCCTTTGATCCCCAGCCCAGAGCAGCACTGCCCAGCCTGGGGGAGAGGGGTTTCTAACTGCCTTTGATTCCTTCTCCTCAGTAGCCCCCCATGGCCCACTCCCCAGAGACCCCTTTGATTCCAGGCagtgaaggaggggaaggaggcagctCATTGAAAGGAGATTAGGGCCATGGGAGGAGGGTTTACAGGGCTCTTGGCTCCCCATctaggggttggggggagggcagagacTCATGGATAAAGTAACAttttggctggggtggggggatgcagaAAAATTAGAAGTTTAAGAGAGACAAGTAGACAGCAGTTAAGCTGAGTTCAGGGGACACGAGGGCTGTGTAGGTCAGTTTCTGCCGGCCTAGGGTTAGAGGAAAGGACTCTGGTGGGACTGAGGCAGGGTCTAGACAGCATTTAAAGGGCTGGGGTGCAGCTTGGGGAAACCAGGGAAGGGGCCTCCCTGGCGCAGGGGCCGTGGCTTTGGAAGAGATTTGGAGGTTTGGAGTGTGAGTGCAGAAGGTGGCCATCCCCACGGCGGTGTGTGGAATTGTAGGGTCAAGGTGTGAATGCTCCGGAATGGGGGGGTGGGGTAGTTTTATGGGCTAGCACAAAGTTCTGCCTTGTCTTCTTGTTCCTCCAGAAGTGTTTCCTCCTGTTTGGCAGAGGAGAGGACAGAAACTTTGGAAAGAGTTTTGAAGATGGGAGTAGAAAattggagagaaaaggaaaggctgCCAAGGGCGTCTGGAGTCCGGAGTAAGAGTGTGGGGAGCCGGGACCGGGGCATGTCCCGGGACAGAGCTCGCCTCCATCTCTTtcccaaacaaaagaaaactccaCTCCCCGCTGGGccgcctcctccccgcccccctcccggGCTAGCACTATTGGTCCGGAGTGTTCGCTGTTGGGGTGCCGGGTTTGGGGGAGAGAGATGTCGGCCCTTCCACCCCGAGGCCCATCTTCGGGGGGCCCCAGAAATGGCGGGGTGACTCCAAGGAAACTCACCTTCTAAAGCGGCTACAAGCGAAGCCCAGCAGAGCAGAGCCCGGAGCTCCATGGCGCCGCCTCACTCTGGTTGGATCCGATCCGAGTTTGGGGGGCCCTAGCCCCCCCAGGTCTAAACCCCCCCCGAGCGGGTGGACGTCGACTCCCCGCGCTGAACTCGGTCGGGGCCCTCAGCGCGGGCCCATGCGGGCGCGCCGGGCACCCGGTGGCGGCGCCCAGGTGTGGCCCCGCGTCCCAGCCGCGCGCGCAGACGGGAGGGCGGGGGCGTCCTGGCAGCGGCCGCGCCGGGCGCGAGCAGAGCAAGACGTGGCTGGAGTCGGGGTCCCTCCGGGGCCTCGGGGTCCCGCCCCGGGTGGCTGGGGGTGGGCCGGCCGCTCGCGCTCTCCCCCGCTCCCTGGAGTGGCGCTGCTCGCGCCGCCGGGCCGAGTGCGCTCCGCGtcggcagggagggtgggagcggaGCGGGGACGGTAGCGGGAGGGAGGGGACTGCGGCGCGGGGCCGAGCAGGCTGGGGCTGGGCCGGGCGGCGCCTGGCCGGGGAGGGCCGGGcgcgcggggggcggggggagttaCCCCCCAGCCCAGGCGAGGCGAGGGGGCCGGGGCGTGCTGATTGGAGCGCGCGCTGCTGAATAATTCATGAGGGAAGCGGAGCGGGGCGTCGAGCTGAGCAGGTCGGGAAGTTGGGAGAAAGtttggagaagggggaggggcggcGGGTGCGGAGCCCGGGGACCGCCCAGACCTGCCCCGTGGCCGTGCGCCCCTGATCCGGACCGCGCGTGTCGGGGCCGGAGCCCAGGGACCCCCGGGTCAGGTCCGAGCGCGGCAGACACCAGGGAGCAGAGAAACACACCCCGCAGCATGGAGGGCCGCACGCTCGAAGCCCTATCCGATCTTCCTGCGGACTTCGGATTCCCACCACCCCCTGGTTGGCGCAGGGGACCGTGTTTGggggaaaattttaaagatgGAGGGTGGCCCAGCGGGCCCCAAGGCAGAGGTCTCAGCTTAGATACGCCTGGAGCGAACGTTCACAcaatcattcaacaaacattaagtATTGGGGACCTACTGTGCGCGCAACGCAGCGCTGAAAAATGTGCAGAGGAAGAGGGGCACCTGGGTTGAGATGGGGAGTGTAGAAAACCCAGGAAGCAAGGGTAAGTAAAAGGTAGTTGGGTCCGAGAGAGTGAGGGGCCCAGACGGATTCCCAGATCATGGTCCACACTCTCTCCGTCGCGATTAGGAGGGCTTCGCGACACCCTCAGTCCTGACCCCTGGGGCTCGGGCCGGGGCTGCTGCTGTCTGTCTTTCCTAAGGCTGTTTCCTGTCGGGCTCCTGGGGGCCCTCGGCATGGCTGGGAGGGCCTTTCCTCTCGTCGCCATCCACCCCCTACCAAATCTCGTGAGTTAGAGGGGAGGGTCCAGGAAAGCAGCTCCTCCCAGAAGAACTGGAAGGAAAGAGCTTAGACTCAGAAGGTATTTAAGGGGGGGCGAGTAAGAGGAGCTGAGCAGccgagagagggaaagaggagtcCTTGGTGCTTGGGGGGTTGCCAAGCCCCTCTAACCCACAGCGAGGACAGCCAGGCCTGCAGTGACCTCTTGTCCCAGTGCACTTATCTTGCTGCCACAAGTGGTGCTCCCCACACCCTTGCCCTTCCTCGTAGCCCTGCCTGGGTCCTGctccggggtgggggtggggtcacaGGGGGCAGGAA
This genomic stretch from Globicephala melas chromosome 15, mGloMel1.2, whole genome shotgun sequence harbors:
- the EPHB4 gene encoding ephrin type-B receptor 4, with the protein product MELRALLCWASLVAALEETLLNTKLETADLKWVTFPQVEGQWEELSGLDEEQHSVRTYEVCDVQRAPGLAHWLRTGWVPRRGAVHVYATLRFTMLECLSLPRAGRSCKETFTVFYFESDADTATAHTPAWMENPYIKVDTVAAEHLTRKRPGAEATGKVNVKTLRLGPLTKAGFYLAFQDQGACMALLSLHLFYKKCAQLTVNLTCFPETVPRELVVPVAGSCVADAVPAPGPSPSLYCREDGQWAEQPVTGCSCAPGFEAAEGNTRCRACAQGTFKPLSGEGSCQPCPANSHSNTIGSPVCQCRIGYFRARTDPRGAPCTTPPSAPRSVVPRLNGSSLRLEWSAPLESGGREDLTYALRCRECRPGGSCTPCGGDLTFDPGPRDLMEPWVAIRGLRPDFTYTFEVTAVNGVSSLASGPVPFEAVNVTTDREVPPPVSDIRVTRSSPSSLSLAWAVPRAPSGAVLDYEVKYHEKGAEGPSSVRFLKTSENRAELRGLKRGASYLVQVRARSEAGYGPFGQEHHSQTQLDENESWREQLALIAGTAVVGAVLVLVVVVIAVLCLRKQSNGREAEYSDKHGQYLIGHGTKVYIDPFTYEDPNEAVREFAKEIDVSYVKIEEVIGAGEFGEVCRGRLKAPGKKESCVAIKTLKGGYTERQRREFLSEASIMGQFEHPNIIRLEGVVTNSVPVMILTEFMENGALDSFLRLNDGQFTVIQLVGMLRGIASGMRYLAEMSYVHRDLAARNILVNSNLVCKVSDFGLSRFLEENSSDPTYTSSLGGKIPIRWTAPEAIAFRKFTSASDAWSYGIVMWEVMSFGERPYWDMSNQDVINAIEQDYRLPPPPDCPTSLHQLMLDCWQKDRNARPRFPQVVSALDKMIRNPASLKIVARENGGASHPLLDQRQPHYSAFGSVGEWLRAIKMGRYEESFAAAGFGSFELVSQISTEDLLRIGVTLAGHQKKILASVQHMKSQAKPGASGGSGAPAPQY